A stretch of Fulvia fulva chromosome 4, complete sequence DNA encodes these proteins:
- a CDS encoding ABC-type transporter cicA has product MAISARSSVDVRARVLPRSWLRLINLLKKRNLPPVPDQRGISGEYKANFLSTLSFQWMQPLLVTGYQRPLELNDIWEVNPKREVVVLADRSKAALAKRKARNTPSKLDLLVWAIYDTFPVELIIGAISTFIAWCLQVLTPFVLRDLIQFVQEAYNATSSGSPPPNIGRGIGLAVGIACMQSLQSLCTNQFFYRGMMLGGQARSVLIACIFEKALKLSGRAETAHGNGGEGWTNARVINLMSTDTSRIDAA; this is encoded by the coding sequence ATGGCGATTAGTGCAAGAAGCAGTGTCGACGTGAGAGCAAGAGTCCTTCCTCGCTCATGGCTTCGGCTCATCAATCTGCTGAAGAAGAGGAACCTCCCACCCGTCCCGGATCAGCGTGGAATATCTGGCGAGTACAAGGCGAACTTTCTTTCTACGCTGTCATTCCAGTGGATGCAGCCTCTTCTTGTGACGGGATATCAGCGACCACTTGAGCTCAATGATATCTGGGAGGTCAATCCAAAGCGAGAGGTGGTCGTACTTGCGGATAGATCCAAGGCCGCGCTCGCAAAACGCAAGGCAAGGAATACTCCAAGCAAGCTGGATCTATTGGTCTGGGCCATCTATGACACCTTTCCCGTGGAGCTCATCATCGGTGCTATATCAACATTCATTGCATGGTGTCTTCAAGTGCTCACGCCATTCGTGTTGAGAGACCTGATCCAATTTGTGCAGGAGGCTTACAACGCCACCTCAAGTGGCTCGCCGCCACCCAACATTGGCCGTGGAATCGGCCTGGCTGTCGGCATAGCTTGTATGCAGTCGTTGCAATCGCTATGCACGAACCAGTTCTTCTACCGCGGAATGATGCTTGGAGGTCAAGCTCGCTCTGTGCTCATCGCTTGCATATTCGAGAAGGCTCTGAAGCTGTCAGGACGCGCTGAAACGGCCCATGGCAATGGTGGCGAAGGTTGGACGAACGCAAGGGTCATCAACCTGATGTCTACTGATACCTCCCGCATCGATGCAGCCTGA